In the Alteromonas sp. M12 genome, one interval contains:
- the apt gene encoding adenine phosphoribosyltransferase has protein sequence MSAEYIKSIVKTVPDYPKPGILFRDVTSVLEDHTAFSSSIALLLEKFAPLKFDKIAGTEARGFLFGAPLAIEMGIGFIPVRKPNKLPRETISESYELEYGMDTLEIHSDAIKPGEKVLMIDDLLATGGTMVATANLIRKLGGIVEHAGFIISLPDLGGEAKLNEHGVQCHALCDFDGE, from the coding sequence GTGTCAGCTGAATATATAAAATCAATCGTTAAAACCGTCCCTGATTATCCAAAACCAGGAATTTTGTTCCGTGATGTTACCTCAGTATTGGAAGACCATACCGCTTTTTCAAGCAGTATTGCTTTACTACTAGAAAAGTTTGCACCACTAAAATTTGATAAAATTGCTGGAACTGAAGCTAGAGGGTTCTTGTTTGGCGCGCCTCTAGCAATAGAAATGGGGATAGGCTTTATTCCGGTTCGTAAGCCGAATAAGTTACCTCGGGAAACCATTTCTGAATCATACGAACTGGAATATGGGATGGATACGTTAGAAATTCATTCTGATGCAATTAAGCCTGGTGAAAAAGTATTGATGATAGATGATCTGCTCGCTACAGGCGGGACTATGGTTGCTACTGCCAATTTGATTAGAAAACTTGGTGGAATAGTTGAACATGCTGGCTTTATCATTTCTCTTCCTGACTTGGGTGGCGAAGCTAAACTAAATGAGCATGGCGTTCAATGTCATGCTTTATGCGATTTTGATGGTGAATAA
- the dnaX gene encoding DNA polymerase III subunit gamma/tau, which produces MAYQVLARKWRPNRFSELVGQEHVVTAISNALDNNRLHHAYLFTGTRGVGKTTIARIFSKSLNCETGLSANPCGKCHTCLDIENGSFVDLLEIDAASRTKVEDTRELLDNVQYKPTRGQFKVYLIDEVHMLSKHSFNALLKTLEEPPPHVKFLLATTDPQKLPVTILSRCLQFNLKALSRDQITQQLSYILKEENIFSEPQALSQLARAAQGSMRDALSLTDQAIAQGDGKVSNVIVTDMLGLMDKGQIIKLLHTVFSNEPAQVMAQIETMSQQSVNYEQVLSELMSLLHQVALTQFVPEACKLETVAARAVYQLAKMMPPEQVQLAYQIALQGKKDISHAADARIGLEMTLLRMLAFNPSPISLTIDETNSLTTKASTSSIPIHSDTGEKKTVEKAEFNGNEIEQTLVEQQSDIIRQANSLVGAQARGSERSNANDLHQEIQATKVDNVAQNPVDMDSQKNHENQQNYENSDVYHQEYFEQQSNLADFHADNTAQNSDTNEVNNLPKAEQQISPTELSHNDIAVQTNSLSATESLIALKDRLSKLEVASDEEEKKEVKSTDDFLPSRFKPQSNNIIEDSAVIEKSQDISEQEIDAQNQIGTQITNSENSETQFNPSNEIIPIESDSDSHIDLSEQAVSPDVLADEDAKSQASIDSDYAEQQHNQDTPPWLRETAANSQSITDTEQVAVNDEEIQEEFDPMAHLNEPVEVNVDFDVPAFLENGEKVIHSSQLDTWSQLIEQMQVTALTKQLALHSSYEKNDNLVTLKLLDSKLHLDTDTARSQLQQALSELFQQQIELRIEHCQPISTPFAVQQTINQVRMQHAKNVAETNPEINRIKNIFSAQVIESSIKPR; this is translated from the coding sequence ATGGCTTATCAGGTACTTGCTCGTAAATGGCGTCCTAATCGATTTTCTGAATTGGTTGGCCAAGAGCACGTTGTTACAGCGATCTCAAACGCATTAGATAATAATAGACTGCATCACGCTTACCTGTTTACGGGGACGCGAGGAGTTGGTAAAACAACAATTGCACGAATATTTTCTAAAAGCTTAAATTGTGAAACTGGTTTAAGCGCTAATCCTTGTGGTAAGTGTCATACTTGCTTGGATATTGAAAATGGCAGTTTTGTTGATCTGTTGGAAATTGATGCAGCATCAAGAACAAAAGTTGAAGATACGCGCGAGCTTCTCGACAATGTTCAATACAAACCAACACGTGGACAGTTTAAGGTTTATTTAATAGATGAAGTGCATATGTTGTCTAAACATAGCTTCAATGCACTTTTAAAAACCCTTGAAGAGCCGCCTCCACATGTGAAGTTTTTGCTCGCAACCACCGATCCACAAAAATTACCTGTGACCATACTGTCTCGTTGTTTACAGTTCAATTTAAAAGCGTTATCACGGGATCAAATTACTCAGCAGTTAAGTTATATACTTAAAGAAGAGAATATCTTTAGCGAGCCTCAGGCATTATCGCAATTGGCTCGAGCTGCGCAAGGAAGCATGAGAGATGCTTTAAGTTTGACAGATCAAGCCATCGCTCAAGGTGATGGCAAAGTATCAAATGTCATAGTTACCGATATGCTAGGCCTAATGGATAAAGGCCAAATAATCAAACTACTGCATACTGTTTTTAGTAATGAGCCGGCACAAGTCATGGCGCAAATAGAAACAATGTCGCAACAATCAGTAAATTATGAACAGGTGTTATCAGAGCTAATGAGTTTGCTACATCAAGTTGCTCTGACTCAATTCGTACCAGAAGCTTGTAAGCTCGAAACCGTAGCAGCACGGGCTGTATACCAATTAGCTAAAATGATGCCGCCTGAGCAAGTTCAATTAGCGTATCAAATTGCCTTGCAGGGCAAAAAAGACATAAGCCATGCTGCAGATGCTCGCATAGGTTTAGAAATGACGCTTTTACGTATGTTAGCATTCAACCCTTCGCCGATTTCTTTGACGATTGATGAAACTAACAGTTTGACCACAAAAGCCAGTACATCATCGATTCCCATTCATAGTGATACTGGAGAAAAAAAAACGGTTGAAAAAGCTGAGTTTAATGGAAACGAAATAGAACAAACTCTTGTTGAACAACAAAGTGATATTATCCGTCAAGCCAATTCCTTAGTGGGAGCCCAAGCAAGAGGTTCTGAACGTTCAAATGCAAATGATTTACATCAGGAAATCCAAGCAACTAAGGTTGATAATGTTGCTCAAAATCCTGTAGATATGGATTCTCAGAAGAACCATGAGAACCAACAAAATTACGAAAATTCCGATGTTTACCATCAGGAATATTTTGAACAGCAGAGCAATTTAGCAGATTTCCATGCGGACAACACTGCTCAAAATTCAGATACAAATGAAGTTAATAATTTACCTAAGGCGGAACAACAGATTTCGCCAACTGAACTAAGCCACAATGATATTGCTGTTCAGACTAATTCGTTATCAGCAACTGAAAGTCTCATTGCTCTAAAAGATAGACTTTCTAAGTTAGAAGTGGCTTCGGATGAAGAAGAGAAAAAGGAAGTAAAGTCTACAGATGATTTTCTACCTTCGCGCTTCAAGCCTCAGTCAAATAATATAATTGAAGACTCTGCAGTCATTGAAAAAAGCCAAGATATTTCAGAACAAGAAATAGATGCTCAAAATCAGATTGGTACACAAATTACAAATTCTGAAAACTCAGAGACGCAATTTAACCCTAGCAACGAAATTATTCCAATAGAATCTGATTCTGATAGCCATATTGATTTATCCGAACAGGCGGTTAGCCCTGACGTTTTAGCAGACGAAGATGCAAAATCACAAGCTAGTATTGATAGTGATTATGCTGAACAACAACACAATCAGGATACTCCACCCTGGCTACGTGAAACTGCAGCAAATTCACAAAGTATTACAGACACTGAGCAAGTCGCTGTAAATGACGAGGAAATACAAGAAGAGTTCGATCCAATGGCTCATCTTAATGAACCTGTAGAAGTGAATGTGGATTTTGACGTGCCAGCATTTCTAGAAAATGGCGAAAAGGTAATACATTCCAGTCAGTTAGATACTTGGAGTCAATTAATCGAACAAATGCAGGTCACCGCGTTAACTAAGCAATTAGCGCTGCACTCGTCTTATGAAAAAAATGATAACCTTGTGACCTTGAAGTTGTTAGATTCGAAACTACATTTAGATACTGATACAGCTAGAAGTCAGTTACAACAGGCTTTAAGTGAACTTTTTCAGCAACAAATTGAATTACGTATTGAGCATTGTCAGCCAATAAGTACACCATTTGCAGTGCAGCAAACCATTAATCAGGTAAGAATGCAGCATGCAAAAAATGTTGCTGAAACGAATCCTGAAATAAATAGGATTAAAAATATATTTTCTGCGCAGGTGATAGAGTCTAGTATCAAGCCTCGCTAA
- a CDS encoding YbaB/EbfC family nucleoid-associated protein, which yields MFKGGMGNIMKQAQQMQERMQKSQEELATIEVTGESGAGLVKVTMTCNHNVRRVDIDPSLMEDDKEMIEDLVAAAINDAVRRVQETTKEKMGDVTGGMPLPPGFKMPF from the coding sequence ATGTTTAAAGGTGGTATGGGTAATATCATGAAGCAAGCGCAGCAAATGCAAGAGCGCATGCAAAAATCACAGGAAGAATTAGCGACAATTGAAGTCACCGGAGAATCTGGTGCTGGCCTAGTTAAAGTTACCATGACTTGTAATCATAATGTCAGACGAGTAGATATCGATCCATCTTTAATGGAAGACGATAAAGAGATGATTGAAGATCTTGTTGCCGCTGCGATTAATGATGCTGTACGTCGTGTTCAAGAAACAACTAAAGAGAAAATGGGTGATGTAACAGGGGGAATGCCCCTACCTCCTGGCTTCAAGATGCCGTTTTAA
- the recR gene encoding recombination mediator RecR: MQYSPLITELIDALTHLPGVGKKSAQRMAFHLLERNREGALQLSQVLHNAMEHIQHCQSCRTFTEASLCSICSDPAREESGQLCIVESPQDVLAVEQTSEFKGRYFVLMGHLSPIDGIGPNEIGLNELEVLLKSNKFKEVILATNPTVEGEATAHFIAQMCKSNEISATRLAHGMPVGGELEYVDGNTLMHAFTGRRVI, translated from the coding sequence ATGCAATATAGCCCCCTCATTACTGAACTGATAGACGCATTAACTCACTTACCCGGCGTAGGTAAGAAGAGTGCTCAGCGTATGGCGTTTCATTTGTTAGAGCGTAATAGAGAAGGGGCTTTGCAACTGAGTCAAGTACTGCATAATGCGATGGAGCACATCCAACACTGTCAGTCTTGTCGAACCTTTACAGAAGCTAGCTTGTGTTCAATTTGCAGTGATCCTGCTCGAGAAGAGTCTGGACAACTGTGTATTGTTGAGTCTCCGCAAGACGTACTTGCTGTTGAGCAAACCTCAGAGTTTAAAGGACGCTATTTTGTTTTAATGGGGCATTTGTCACCTATTGATGGAATTGGACCTAATGAAATTGGCTTGAATGAGCTTGAAGTTTTACTCAAATCAAACAAATTTAAAGAGGTTATTTTAGCCACAAACCCTACAGTGGAAGGTGAGGCTACAGCTCACTTTATCGCTCAAATGTGCAAATCCAATGAAATTTCTGCCACACGGTTGGCGCATGGAATGCCTGTAGGCGGAGAACTTGAGTATGTAGACGGTAATACTTTGATGCACGCATTTACCGGCAGAAGAGTTATTTAA
- the htpG gene encoding molecular chaperone HtpG, translating into MAETAHQETHGFQTEVKQLLQLMIHSLYSNKEIFLRELVSNAADAADKLRFKVLSDPSLYENDSDLCVKLSADKEAGTITISDNGIGMNKEDVIEHLGTIAKSGTKEFFNNLSGDQSKDSQLIGQFGVGFYSAFIVADNVIVRSRAAGDSADKGVEWQSAGEGEFTVKDIEKADRGTEIILHLRDEEKEYADDWRLRSIVTKYSEHIGIPVKMWKEEVAESEGPDGEKIPAQPGEWEAVNKASALWTRDKSEISDEEYNEFYKHVSHDFTDPLLHSHNKVEGKTEYTSLLYIPSKAPFDMWNRDQNHGLKLYVQRVFIMDDAEQFMPVYLRFVKGLLDSNDLPLNVSREILQDNKITQAIRQGCTKRVLQMLERLAKNDAEKYQLFWKEFGSVLKEGPAEDHANKEKIAGLLRFASTHNDSDAQTVSLEDYIGRMKEGQEKIYFITADSYQAAKSSPHLEIFRKKGIEVLLMGDRIDEWLMSHLTEFNEKSFQSVARGALDLGDLEDEESKKEQEQAEKEVEGVLERVKTALGDKVVDVKFTHRLTDSPACIVTDEQGMSTQMIKLMQAAGQPVPEAKYHFELNPEHQLVKLLADLQDEGQFGQWVDVLYDQAALSEQGSLKDPASFVQNLNKLLIDLAK; encoded by the coding sequence ATGGCTGAAACAGCTCACCAAGAAACTCATGGTTTTCAAACTGAAGTAAAGCAATTACTTCAATTGATGATTCATTCACTTTATTCCAACAAAGAAATATTCCTTCGTGAATTGGTTTCAAATGCTGCTGATGCTGCAGATAAATTGAGATTTAAAGTACTTTCTGATCCTTCATTATATGAAAATGACAGTGATCTTTGCGTTAAGCTCAGTGCAGATAAAGAAGCCGGAACCATTACAATTTCAGACAATGGAATTGGAATGAACAAAGAAGACGTTATTGAACATCTTGGTACAATCGCCAAATCTGGTACCAAAGAGTTCTTTAATAATTTATCTGGAGACCAGTCAAAAGACTCGCAGCTAATTGGTCAATTCGGAGTTGGTTTCTATTCTGCTTTTATCGTTGCTGATAACGTCATTGTACGCAGCCGTGCGGCAGGTGACAGTGCAGATAAAGGTGTTGAATGGCAATCTGCCGGTGAAGGCGAATTTACTGTTAAAGATATCGAAAAGGCAGATCGCGGGACGGAAATCATTCTGCATTTGCGCGATGAAGAAAAAGAGTATGCGGATGACTGGCGACTACGCTCAATCGTTACTAAGTACTCTGAACACATTGGTATTCCAGTTAAAATGTGGAAAGAAGAAGTTGCAGAGTCTGAAGGCCCTGATGGCGAAAAAATTCCTGCTCAACCTGGAGAATGGGAAGCCGTCAATAAAGCCAGCGCACTGTGGACTCGAGATAAGTCAGAAATAAGTGATGAAGAATATAACGAGTTCTATAAACATGTTTCTCACGATTTCACCGATCCTTTACTGCATTCCCACAACAAAGTTGAAGGTAAAACTGAATACACCAGTTTACTGTATATTCCTTCAAAAGCGCCGTTTGATATGTGGAACCGCGATCAGAATCATGGCTTAAAATTATATGTTCAACGTGTATTCATTATGGATGACGCAGAACAGTTTATGCCAGTTTACCTGCGTTTCGTTAAAGGCTTGTTAGATTCAAACGATTTACCTCTAAATGTTTCTCGTGAAATTCTGCAAGATAACAAAATAACTCAGGCTATTCGTCAAGGTTGTACAAAACGCGTTCTGCAAATGCTTGAGCGTCTGGCTAAAAATGATGCTGAAAAATATCAGTTATTCTGGAAAGAGTTTGGTAGTGTCTTAAAAGAAGGCCCTGCAGAAGATCATGCAAACAAAGAAAAAATTGCTGGTTTGCTGCGCTTTGCATCCACTCACAATGACAGTGATGCGCAAACAGTATCATTGGAAGACTATATTGGCCGCATGAAAGAAGGTCAGGAAAAAATATACTTCATTACTGCAGATAGTTACCAAGCAGCTAAATCTAGCCCACACTTAGAGATTTTCCGTAAAAAAGGAATTGAAGTACTGTTAATGGGTGATCGCATTGATGAATGGTTGATGTCTCATTTAACTGAATTCAATGAAAAATCATTCCAGTCTGTAGCACGTGGTGCACTTGATCTTGGTGATTTAGAAGATGAAGAAAGCAAAAAAGAACAAGAGCAAGCTGAAAAAGAAGTTGAAGGCGTATTAGAACGCGTGAAAACTGCTCTAGGCGATAAAGTCGTTGACGTTAAATTTACTCATCGACTAACTGATTCGCCTGCTTGTATCGTAACTGATGAGCAGGGTATGTCTACGCAAATGATTAAACTGATGCAGGCTGCGGGACAACCTGTACCTGAAGCAAAATATCATTTTGAATTGAATCCCGAGCATCAATTGGTGAAATTACTTGCTGATTTACAGGATGAAGGTCAGTTTGGGCAATGGGTTGATGTGTTATACGATCAAGCTGCGTTGTCAGAGCAGGGAAGTCTTAAAGACCCTGCGAGTTTTGTCCAAAACTTGAATAAGCTATTGATTGATCTAGCCAAGTAA
- a CDS encoding AI-2E family transporter has protein sequence MSDNITSSQQAPDGGTNLTTPTAVKSLHWLLILAVFYTLYFAQSLLIPLVFTVLTALLLSPLVTLFKKVHIPRPISAVVLLVMLVAPFSFLGAQLAEPAQKWAQLVPKLSVQLSEQIDSMSEAFSKHETLAKKQVDENNEKSGFSFFGWFEEETPEPTPNLEQNVVKEHIKQGSIEMLLSVLGATPTFIGQLLASLILILFLLIFGPSLFTVFIEDFPIVKNKKRTVFLVTKIQQTLSKYIVTISIINSALGLSTAAILHFLGVQDALLWGSLVALLNFVPYVGSLISLIILCLAGTVQFGFELIALMPSAVFLILNIVESQFITPAILGRNMQVNPLVIILWLLMLGWLWGILGVLLAVPILVCIKLTIAQIGVLPHWLKLIEAKG, from the coding sequence GTGTCTGACAATATTACTAGTAGTCAACAAGCTCCTGATGGAGGCACAAATTTAACAACACCAACGGCGGTGAAATCGTTGCATTGGCTGTTAATATTAGCCGTATTTTATACGCTATATTTTGCGCAATCTTTATTGATCCCTTTGGTTTTTACAGTGTTAACAGCGTTATTGTTGAGTCCTTTGGTCACTCTGTTTAAAAAAGTACATATTCCGCGTCCCATCTCTGCAGTTGTGCTGCTAGTGATGTTAGTGGCTCCTTTTAGCTTTTTAGGAGCGCAACTTGCTGAACCTGCACAAAAATGGGCACAGTTAGTTCCAAAGCTTTCTGTTCAATTGAGTGAACAGATTGACAGTATGAGTGAAGCGTTTTCAAAACACGAAACCCTTGCTAAAAAACAAGTCGATGAAAATAACGAAAAGAGTGGTTTTAGTTTTTTTGGCTGGTTTGAAGAAGAAACACCCGAACCCACTCCAAACCTTGAACAAAATGTAGTTAAAGAACATATTAAACAAGGCAGCATCGAGATGTTGCTGTCTGTTTTAGGAGCGACACCAACGTTTATCGGTCAGCTTCTGGCAAGTCTTATATTGATTTTATTTTTACTCATTTTTGGACCGTCTTTGTTTACCGTTTTTATAGAAGATTTCCCAATTGTTAAAAACAAAAAACGAACCGTGTTTTTAGTGACTAAAATTCAACAAACGTTATCGAAGTATATAGTGACGATTAGTATCATCAACTCTGCGTTAGGATTATCTACCGCCGCTATCCTACATTTTTTAGGCGTTCAAGATGCATTGCTGTGGGGCTCCTTAGTGGCTTTGCTCAATTTTGTACCTTATGTAGGCTCTCTCATCAGTCTGATTATTTTGTGCTTGGCTGGTACCGTGCAATTTGGCTTTGAGTTAATCGCTTTAATGCCAAGTGCTGTGTTTTTAATTTTGAATATTGTTGAGTCACAATTTATTACTCCGGCGATTTTAGGACGTAATATGCAAGTAAATCCCTTGGTTATTATTCTATGGTTACTGATGTTGGGGTGGTTATGGGGGATCCTAGGCGTGTTACTAGCAGTGCCAATCCTCGTTTGTATTAAACTGACTATTGCGCAAATTGGTGTATTGCCGCATTGGCTCAAACTAATTGAAGCAAAAGGTTAA
- the adk gene encoding adenylate kinase has product MRIILLGAPGAGKGTQAQFLMGKYGIPQISTGDMLRAAIKAGTELGLAAKKVMDEGKLVSDELIIGLVKERITQPDCERGFLLDGFPRTIPQADAMKQAGIKVDFCIEFDVADDVIVERMAGRRVHPGSGRVYHVSYNPPKNEGKDDVTGEELVIRPDDEEQTVRKRLTVYHEQTKPLIDYYSTEAQAGNCEYIKIDGTQAVETVSSQLAEKLG; this is encoded by the coding sequence ATGCGCATTATTCTACTAGGCGCGCCTGGTGCTGGCAAAGGCACACAAGCCCAGTTTCTAATGGGTAAGTATGGGATTCCACAGATCTCTACAGGCGATATGCTCAGAGCAGCTATAAAAGCAGGTACCGAGCTTGGTCTTGCTGCAAAAAAAGTCATGGATGAAGGGAAACTTGTTTCCGATGAACTGATAATAGGGTTAGTAAAGGAACGTATTACCCAACCGGATTGCGAACGCGGCTTTTTATTGGACGGCTTTCCTCGCACTATTCCGCAAGCCGATGCCATGAAGCAAGCAGGTATTAAAGTCGATTTTTGTATCGAATTTGATGTAGCTGATGATGTAATCGTCGAAAGAATGGCTGGTCGACGTGTTCACCCTGGTTCAGGCCGTGTTTATCATGTTTCATATAATCCGCCAAAAAACGAAGGTAAGGACGATGTGACGGGTGAAGAACTCGTTATACGACCTGATGATGAAGAGCAAACTGTACGTAAACGTTTGACTGTTTATCATGAACAGACTAAGCCGTTAATTGATTATTATTCAACTGAAGCCCAGGCGGGCAACTGTGAATACATTAAAATCGATGGTACCCAAGCAGTTGAAACGGTAAGTAGCCAGTTAGCTGAAAAGTTAGGGTAA
- a CDS encoding MAPEG family protein, which translates to MSTPITAFYAGLLGITFFYLSILVIKQRRGRKVSLGDGGDSHFLGIIRAHGNFAEYVPLILVLLLVAELNQGNHLILHAIGSLLLLGRIIHAYGLRHHTGVSWQRLWGMLMTFASLVGASVLNILALY; encoded by the coding sequence ATGAGCACACCGATAACAGCTTTTTACGCTGGTCTTTTAGGGATAACTTTCTTTTATCTTTCTATCTTAGTAATAAAACAGCGGCGAGGTCGCAAAGTAAGTTTAGGTGATGGTGGTGATAGCCATTTCCTAGGTATCATCAGAGCACATGGTAACTTTGCTGAATATGTACCTTTAATACTTGTTTTGTTGTTGGTGGCAGAGCTTAATCAAGGTAATCATCTTATTCTTCATGCAATAGGTTCATTATTATTACTAGGTCGAATAATTCATGCCTACGGATTGCGTCATCACACTGGCGTTAGTTGGCAACGGTTGTGGGGCATGTTAATGACGTTTGCATCACTTGTTGGTGCGTCAGTACTGAATATCCTGGCGTTATATTAA
- a CDS encoding Hsp20 family protein, whose product MRNIDLSPLYRSFIGFDHLASMIDAASQSEKQTTYPPYNIELLEEDKYRITMAVAGFSQENITIETQENTLKVSGTLPGKESDRKFLHKGISERNFERKFQLGDHVKVLTADMQNGLLHIELERVIPEAKKPRKIEIGSKTNNYIENKPE is encoded by the coding sequence ATGCGTAACATCGACTTATCACCACTTTATCGTTCTTTTATTGGTTTTGATCACTTAGCATCTATGATTGATGCCGCTTCACAAAGTGAAAAACAAACAACCTACCCTCCATACAATATCGAGTTGTTAGAAGAAGACAAGTATCGAATTACTATGGCAGTGGCAGGATTTTCCCAAGAAAATATAACCATTGAGACTCAGGAAAATACCTTGAAAGTCTCTGGTACGCTGCCAGGAAAAGAAAGCGATCGTAAGTTCCTTCACAAAGGTATTTCCGAGCGAAATTTCGAAAGAAAATTTCAACTTGGAGATCACGTGAAAGTATTAACAGCGGATATGCAAAATGGTCTGCTGCATATAGAACTCGAACGCGTGATTCCTGAAGCGAAAAAGCCTAGAAAAATTGAAATAGGTAGCAAAACTAACAACTATATAGAAAATAAACCTGAATAG
- the lepB gene encoding signal peptidase I codes for MIKQKLVGVCKQNWGFLLFIFLMFASRSSLADWYHVPSGSMLPTIEVGDRILVNKMAYRIELPFTDIPLIQTGAPERGDIVTFNSKVAQERLVKRIVGIPGDHISMVNNQLIINGRILAYTSQQQRDFYQEDLLGKKHLVQFVAVPHSKDNFNNIEIPVGYYFVMGDNRNNSVDSRYIGLVSEQELQGKATKVIASFDKDNYYLPKTNRNLLNLN; via the coding sequence ATGATAAAACAAAAGTTAGTGGGTGTATGTAAGCAGAATTGGGGATTCTTACTGTTTATTTTTCTCATGTTTGCATCACGAAGTAGTTTAGCCGATTGGTATCATGTGCCTTCTGGTTCGATGTTACCCACCATCGAAGTAGGTGATCGCATTTTAGTTAACAAAATGGCCTATCGCATAGAATTACCCTTTACAGATATCCCTTTAATTCAAACAGGCGCACCAGAACGAGGGGATATAGTAACTTTTAACTCGAAAGTTGCACAAGAAAGATTGGTAAAACGCATTGTAGGAATACCCGGAGATCATATTTCAATGGTCAATAACCAATTAATAATTAACGGCCGAATATTAGCCTATACAAGTCAACAACAACGGGATTTTTATCAAGAAGATCTATTGGGCAAAAAACATTTGGTGCAATTTGTAGCCGTTCCTCACAGTAAAGACAATTTTAACAATATTGAAATTCCAGTGGGGTACTATTTTGTGATGGGTGACAACCGTAATAACAGTGTTGACTCCCGTTATATTGGCTTAGTTAGTGAACAGGAATTACAAGGTAAAGCCACAAAAGTGATCGCCTCTTTTGATAAAGATAATTATTATCTACCCAAAACAAACAGAAATTTATTAAATTTAAATTAA